A genomic segment from Phragmites australis chromosome 6, lpPhrAust1.1, whole genome shotgun sequence encodes:
- the LOC133922314 gene encoding probable WRKY transcription factor 27 — MEEEHCFNNWDLDAVVRLACRRRLSPPQQANDPFASFPPPPPPQQGTPVAPKTAPEPAKEREADAGWRFPDLCGGDGQDGDELLRALLAAHPPLLPPLPTPPTLTPPSPPQQQQRPVVTPADVAIQARAAPARAQPSGRQVPGGVPRSKRRKNQVKKVVCHVPADGSSSDVWAWRKYGQKPIKGSPYPRGYYRCSSSKGCAARKQVERSRTDPNTFILTYTNEHNHAAPTHRNSLAGTTRHKFPSSASPQQPPPSVVVAGPGEAQHQQHPSPSPTFTSTAGLSPTTPLRSPSMEEDEDEEDELLVEDMEMAGEDELLFLNGDAGDAAAQLEPMSSLFEAVDEPFLSSPWTMATAGEPAAGAAGAGS, encoded by the exons ATGGAGGAGGAGCACTGCTTCAACAACTGGGATCTGGACGCCGTCGTGCGCCtagcctgccgccgccgcctctccccgCCACAGCAGGCCAACGACCCCTTCGCCTCGTtcccgcctcctccgccgccgcagcagggGACGCCTGTTGCTCCGAAGACGGCGCCGGAGCCTGCCAAGGAGCGGGAGGCAGATGCTGGGTGGCGCTTTCCGGACCTCTGTGGCGGCGACGGGCAAGACGGCGACGAGCTCCTCAGGGCCTTGTTAGCCGCCCATCCTCCCCTGCTGCCTCCTCTGCCAACGCCGCCGACTCTGACTCCGCCTTCACCACCCCAGCAACAGCAGCGGCCGGTGGTGACACCGGCGGACGTGGCCATCCAGGCGCGCGCCGCTCCAGCGAGGGCGCAGCCGAGCGGGCGGCAGGTGCCGGGCGGCGTGCCAAGATCCAAGAGAAG GAAGAACCAGGTGAAGAAGGTGGTGTGCCACGTTCCGGCAGACGGCTCGTCCTCCGACGTGTGGGCATGGCGCAAGTACGGTCAGAAGCCCATCAAGGGCTCCCCCTACCCAAG GGGATACTACCGGTGCAGCAGCTCCAAGGGGTGCGCGGCGCGGAAGCAGGTGGAGCGCAGCCGCACCGACCCCAACACCTTCATCCTCACCTACACCAACGAGCACAACCACGCGGCGCCCACCCACCGCAACTCGCTCGCCGGCACCACCCGCCACAAGTTCCCCTCCTCAGCGTCGccgcagcagccgccgccgtcCGTGGTGGTGGCCGGTCCCGGCGAGGCGCAGCACCAGCAGCATCCGAGCCCGAGCCCGACGTTCACGTCGACCGCAGGGCTCTCGCCCACGACGCCGCTGCGCTCGCCGTCcatggaggaggacgaggacgaggaggacgaaCTGCTCGTGGAGGACATGGAGATGGCCGGCGAGGACGAGCTCCtgttcctcaacggagacgccGGCGACGCCGCTGCACAACTGGAGCCGATGTCCTCTCTCTTCGAAGCCGTCGACGAGCCCTTCCTGAGCTCCCCGTGGACCATGGCCACCGCCGGCGAGCCGGCCGCAGGAGCAGCCGGCGCCGGGAGTTGA